The Burkholderia pyrrocinia genomic sequence CGATCTTCGCCTTGAGCTCGGCGTGACGATCTCCCGCCTTGGTCGCTGCCACTTGGTAATAGAACGTACTACGCGCCAGGCCTGAAACCTTGAGCAAGACCGTCAACGAATGGTGCTCACGCAAGGCGTTCACGATTTGCGCGGTTTCTTTGGCTTTGCTTGCTCCTTGGCTCGGAGCAGTTCGTCCAACTTTTTTAGGTACGCCACCTCCGCGCGCAGATACTCATTCTCTTTAAGAAGGTCTTCGCGTGAGCGCTCGTCTGCGGGCACGGCAGTAGGCTGGGCAGGCTGTTTGGGCTTTGACATCTTGGGTGGCCGGCCTTTGCGGCGCGGCATGAGAGCTTCGAAACCACCCTCATGATACTGGCGCTCCCAGCGACTCACGCAGTTGGCTTCGCGCAAATCGAATACCGCGCATGTGCGCTGGTATGACAGCTCATGGCGCCACATGTGTTGCAGCACCGACATCTTGAAGTCAGTGCTATACGTCTCGTGCTTCTTGCGCAGCCCTGCTTTGCCATGTACCCGGAAAGCGCTCACCCAACGCCGCAGTGTTGAATACCCAACTCCGTACTTCCGGCCGAGCGACTCGCAACTGCCTTCGCCGCTCAGATATGCCTTGACCAATTGTTGCTTGAACGACGGGTCATACTTCGTCATGAAAAAACCCCCAAGGGTTGGAGTGATGTCCAACTCTTGGGGGTCAATTCACGAACGCGGCCTTTTTCGTGGTGCGGCGAATGCTGGCGTGGGGCGTCACGCAGGCCGCTGCTGTCGCACCTGCTCGAACAGGCAGACCGCCGCTGCTGCCGCGACATTCAGCGACTCCATCCCGCCCGGCTGCGGAATCGTCACGCGATGCGTGGCCGCATCGCGCCAGAACGCCGATACGCCGGCGCCCTCGTTGCCGAACACCCATGCGACAGGCCCCGACAGGTCGCAGTCGTAGAGCGCCTGCGCGCCATGCGAATCGGTCAGCGCGACCGGCACGTCGAGGCGTTCGGCGAGCGCCGCGGCGTCAACATCCTCATGGATCGACAGCAGGAAATGCGCACCCATGCCCGAGCGCAGCACCTTCGACGACCACGCGTAGGCCGTGCCCGGCGCACAGAACACGTGACGCACACCGGCCGCCGCGGCGCTGCGCAGGATCGAGCCGACGTTGCCGGCGTCCTGCACGCCGTCGAGCACGACCGACGTGTGCGTCACGCGCTCAGGCAGCGGTTGCGCCGGCCGGTCGACGAGCAGCAGGAACCCGACGCCGTTGACGACGTTCGACAACTGCCCGAACAGCGCATCGGGCAGCGTGACGACACGCTGCGCGTCGACGCGCGCGACGATCGCCTGCGCCTCGGCGTGGCCGAGCGCGCCTTCGGTCGCCACGCACAGCTCGGGCGTCGCACCCGTATCGAGGTACGCGCTCGCGAGATGGAATCCTTCGAGCAGCGCCTGGCCGCTGCGGCGCTGATGGTGCGTCGAACCCGCGAGCGCCTTCAGGCGCTTGTACAGCGGGTTGTCGCGGGAAGTAATGCTTTTCATCGAATCAGGTCGAGTGCCGCGCGGACCGGCGCGAACGAGCGCCGATGCGCTTCGCACGGGCCGTGCTCGCGCAGCGCGGCAAGGTGTTTCGCGGTGCCGTAACCCGCATGCACGTTGAAACCGTATACCGGGAAGCGTTCGTGCAGGTCGACGAGCATGCGGTCGCGCGTGACCTTCGCGAGGATCGACGCGGCCGAGATGCTCGGTACGAGCGCATCGCCGCTGACGATCGCCTCGGCACGCACCGTCAGCGTCGGGCAGCGGTTGCCGTCGATCTGCGCAAGCGTCGGCAGGACCGACAGGCCCTCGACGGCCCGCTTCATCGCAAGCATCGTCGCGTGCAGGATGTTCAGCGTATCGATTTCGTCGACGCTTGCCGACGCAACGCAATACGCGCGCGAACGCGCGACGATCAGGTCGTACAGCACGTCGCGCTTCTTCGCGGACAGCGCCTTCGAATCGTCGAGCCCGTCGATCGGCTGCGCCGGATCGAGAATCACCGCGGCGGCCACCACCGGCCCCGCGAGCGGGCCGCGGCCGGCTTCGTCGACACCGCAGACGATCTCGTCGGGCCGGCTGAAGTCGAAGCCGCCCTGCACGTCGCTCGACGCGCGACGACGCGGTGCACGTACTGCCGTCATGCGCGCCCCTTGCGTTGTTCGAGCACGCGCACGACCGCTTCGGCCGCCTTCGCAGCCGTGTTCTGCCGCAGCGAAAGATGCATTTCGGTAAACACGTCGGTCAGCGTGCGGCGGTTCGCGTCGTCGCGCAGCTGCGTGAGCGTCGCATCGGCGAGCGCCTCGGGCGTCGCGAAATGCTGCAGCAGCTCGGGCACGACGAAGCGCCCCGCCAGGATGTTCGGCAAGCCGACATACGGCAGGTAGCCCTGCCGGCGCATGATCTGCCCGGTCAGCCAGGGCACCTTGTACGAGATCACCATCGGCTTCTTCAGCAGCGCGGCTTCCAGCGTGACGGTGCCGCTCTTCACGAGGATCGCGTCGGCGGCCGTCATCGCGACCTGCGAGCGGCCATCGGTGATCGTCAGCGCGAGTTGCGGATGCGCGTCGACGAGCGGCTGCAGCAGCTCGCGCAGCGCGGGCGTCGCCGCCGGCATCACGAACCGCACGCCGGGCTCGCGCTGCTGCATCAGCGCCATCGCCGCGAAAAACGTCGGGCCGATCAGCGCGATCTCCGAGCGCCGGCTGCCCGGCAGCACCGCGATCACGGGACCGTCCGCGGGCAGGCCGAGCGCGATGCGCGCACCGTGCGTGTCGGGCTCGAGCGGGATCTCGTCGGCCAGCGGATGGCCGACGTAGGTCGACGCGACGCCGGCCTTGTCGAGAATCGCCGGCTCGAACGGGAACAGGCACAGCATGTGATCGACGGACTTGGCGATCTTCTTGATCCGGCCGCCGCGCCATGCCCAGATCGACGGGCACACGAAGTGGATCGACGGGATGCCCGCGTCGCGCACGGCCTGTTCGACACTGAAGTTGAAATCCGGCGCGTCGATGCCGATGAACGCGGCCGGCCGCTCCGCGAGCAGCTGGCGCTTCAGCTCGCCGCGAATCCGCAGGATCTCGGGAATCTGGCCCAGCGCCTCGACATAACCGCGCACGGTCAGCTTGTCCATCTGCCAGTGCGAATCGAAGCCCTGCGCGATCATCCGCGGCCCGCCGATCCCGTAGTACTGGGCCGATTCGGGCAGCCGCTCGCGCAGCCCGCCGAGCAGCGACGCCGCGAGCAGGTCGCCCGATGGCTCGCCTGCCACCATCGCGAGCCGAAGCTGATTGGTCGGAAACGGCATCGCTTAGCGGATGATGCCGCGTTGCGACGCGTCGATGAACTCGACGAGCGCCTTCACCGGCGCATCGCCGTCGCCGCCCGCCTCCGCCAGCTCGCGCAACTGCACCTTCGCTTCCTCGAGCGACAGGCCGTTCTTGTACAGCAGGCGGTACGCGCTGCGCAGCGCCGAAATCGCGTCGGGCGAGAAACCGCGCCGGCGCAGCCCTTCGATGTTGATCCCGTGCGGCTCGGCCTTGTTGCCTGCCGCGATCACGAACGGCGGAATGTCCTGCACGAGCGCCGACGCGCCGCCCAGCATCGAGTGCGCACCGATGCGCACGAACTGGTGAACGCCCGACATCCCGCCGACGATCGCCCAGTCGCCGATCTCGACGTGGCCGGCCATCTGCGCGTTGCTCGACAGGATCACGTGGCTGCCGACGCTGCAGTCATGGCCGATGTGCACATAGGCCATGATCCAGTTGTCGTCGCCGAGCGTCGTCACGCCGACGTCCTGCACGGTGCCCGTGTGGATCGTCGTGAATTCGCGGATCGTGTTGCGGTTGCCGATCACGAGCTTCGTCGGCTCGTCCTTGTACTTCATGTCCTGCGGACGGCCGCCGACCGATGCGTAATGGCCGATGCGATTGTCCTCGCCGAGCGTCGTGTGGCCTTCGATCACGCTGTGCGAGCCGATCGTCGTGCGCGCGCCGATCGTGACGTTCGGGCCGACGATCGCGTACGGGCCGATCTCGACCGATTCGTCGATCTGCGCGCCCGCTTCGACAATCGCGGTGGGATGAATCCTGGTCATGCGCCGTTGCCTCTCGATGTGATGTGTCGCGTTGCGTTGCCCATGCGTGCCGCGTCGCTCAGGGCGCCGCGTCGGCCGTCTTGACCGTGCACATCAGTTCGGCTTCCGCCGCCACCTTGCCGTCCACTTCCGCCACCGCCTTGAACTTCCAGATGCCGCGGATGTAGCGTTCGAACGTCACGTTCAGAATCAGTTGGTCGCCCGGTTCGACCACGCGCTTGAAGCGCGCGCCGTCGATCCCGACGAAGTAATACAGCGTGTTCTCCGGATCCTTCGGCTGCTCTTCCGCGAAGGTCAGCAGCGCCGCGGCCTGCGCGAGCGCCTCGAGGATCAGCACGCCCGGCATCACCGGCCGCTTCGGGAAGTGCCCCTGGAAGAACGGCTCGTTGATCGACACGTTCTTCAGCGCTTTGATCCCTTTGTGCGGCTCGAGTTCGAGCACGCGATCGACGAGCAGAATCGGGTAGCGATGCGGCAGCAGCGTGAGGATCTTGTGGATGTCGAGATTGATTTTTTCAGTGCTCATGATGGTTCGTCTCACGCAGAGGCTGCGCGGTGGTGATGCAAAGGCTGAAGCGGGCCGCCATGCGGCCCAGTCTGACAAACCGGGCCGGTTGCGCTGGCCGTGCCCGGTTGGTGGTCTCGCATGGCGCGCTCAGGCGTCCGTGCCGCCCTGGGCGGCGAGCGCGGCTTCGAGCGCCTTGATTCGGTCGCGCAGCTTGTCGAGGTTGCGCACGAGCGCGGCGCTCTTGTTCCATTCGCCGTGGTCGACGGCCGGGAACGCGCTGGTATAGATGCCGGCCTTCGGCAGCGACTTCGATACGCCCGAATTCGCGGTGATGATGACGTAATCGCCGAGCGTCACGTGGCCGGCGATCCCGGCCGCGCCGCCGATCATGCAGTGGCGGCCGATCGTCGTGCTGCCCGCGATGCCCGCCTTGCCGGCGATCACCGTGTAGGCGCCGATCCGGCAGTTGTGGGCGATCTGCACCTGGTTGTCGATCTTCACGCATTCCTCGATGACGGTGTCCGCCATCGCGCCGCGATCGATCGTCGTGTTCGCGCCGATCTCGACGTCCGGGCCGATCGATACGCCGCCGACCTGCGGGATCTTGACCCAGCTGCCGGTGCGGGCGTCGCCGTCGCCGACGAAATCCGGCGCGAAGCCGAAGCCGTCGGAGCCGATCACCGCGCCCGAATGGACGATCGCGCGCGGGCCGACCTTGCAGCCGTGATACACCGATGCGTTGGGATAAAGATGCGAGCCTGCGCCGATCGTCGTGCCGCGGCCGACGAATACGTTCGCGTCGAGCTGGACGCCGTCCTCGATCACCGCGCCGGCCTCGACCGTCACGTGCGGGCCGATCACCGCGCTCGCGGCGACCTTCGCCGCCGGATCGATCGTCGCGCTCGGATGCACGCCGGCGGCGCGCGGCGGCGCGGCCAGGTCGATGAACATCTGCGCGACGCGTGCGAAGTACGCGTACGGATTCGGCGTCACGATGAAATTGCGACCGCTAGCGGCCGCGCCCAGCTTTTCCAGATCCTTCGGTGCGATCAGCACCGCGCCTGCGCGGGTCGACTCGACCTGCGACAGGTACTTCGGATTCGCGAGGAACGCGAGTTGCTGAGGGCCTGCCTGGTCGAGCGGTGCGAGCCCGCCCACCTTGCACTGTGCGTCGCCGGCGATCTCGCCGCCGAACCGCTTTACGAGTTCCTCAAGCGTCAATGCCATTCGTCGTCTGCTCCGTTCAGTTCGCCGAGCCGGACGCGAGCGCCTTGAGCACCTTGTCGGTGATGTCGATGCGCGGGCTGACGTACACGGCTTCCTGCACGATCAGGTCGTAGTTCTGCTGCTCGGCGATCTGCTTGATGACCTTGTTCGCCCGCTCCAGCACGGCCGCCAGCTCCTCGTTGCGACGCTGGTTCAGGTCTTCGCGGAACTCGCGCTGCTTGCGCTGGAAGTCGGTATCGAGCTGGGCGAGATCGCGCTGCTTCTGCGCGCGATCGGCCGCCGACAGCGACGTGCCGCCCTTGTCCAGCGAATCGGACATCGACTTCAGACGCGCCGCCAGATCCTGCAGATCCTTGTCGCGCTTCGCGAACTCGGCTTCGAGCTTCGTCTGCGCCGCCTTCGCGGGCGCCGACTCGCGCAGGATCCGATCCGAATTGACCGCCGCGATGCGGGCGACGTCCTGTGCGTGCACCGTCGCCGCGCCCAGGGCCAGCGCAACGGTCAACGCGCACATCACTCGTTTCGAAAACTTACCGGTTAGCAAAATTACCCTCTCGTTGCTGTTGTCATGCGTTCGGTCAGAACGCCGTCCCGATCTGGAACTGGAATTTCTGGTACTGGTCGCCTTCGTGCTTCTGCAGCGGGAAGCCGAGGCTCAGCTTCAGCGGGCCGATCGGCGAGATCCACGCGAGACCCACACCATAGCCGTAACGCAGGCCGTTGGCGCCCGTACTCGTGCCGCCCGGCGCGTTGCCCCACACGTTACCGCCGTCGAGGAACGTGAACACGCGCAGCGTGCGGTCGTAGCCGGTGCCCGGCAGCGGGAACGTCAGTTCGATGTTGCCGACGAGCATCTTCGAACCGCCGATCGGGTCGTTCGTCTTCGTGTCGCGCGGGCCCAGCGAGCTCGGCTCGTAGCCACGCACGGAGCCGATACCGCCCGCGTAGTAGTTCTTGAAGATCGGGTACGGGTTACCGATACCGTTACCGTAGCCGCCCTGCAGGTTCAGGCCCAGGATGAAGCCGCGCGAGAACGAATAGTAGTACTGCGCCTGCAGGTCGGCCTTGTAGTACTGGATCTTGCCGACCGGCACGCCGTATTCAACGTTCGCCTGCGTGAAGTAGCCGCGGCTCGGGATCAGCGCGCTGTCGCGCGCGTCGCGCGACCACGCGACGGTCAGCGGCACCGTGTTCGACACGCGGCCGAACTCGTTCACGTAATCCTGGTAGCTCTGCGGCGTGTTCGAATCGACGTCGAGGCGGTTCTGCTCGAAGCCCGCGCCGAAGTAGACGGTGTCGACTTCCGAGAACGGGATGCCGAACTTCAGGTTGCCGCCCGCGCTGATGATCCGGAAGCTCGAGCTCGTCGAATAGTAGAGCGGCTGGTACGTACGGTAGTAGACGTCCGTGATCCGCTTGATGCCGTCGACCGTGAAGTACGGGTCGACCTGCGTGACGGTCAGCGTGCGGTAGCTCTTCGCGGTGTTGACGTTCACCGACAGGCTGGTACCCGAACCGAACACGTTGTCCTGCGACACGCCGGCCGACAGCACGACCTTGTCCGTCGACGAGAAGCCCGCGCCCAGCGTGATCGCGCCGGTCGGCTTTTCGTCGACCTTCACGTTCACGTCGACCTGGTCGTTCGTGCCTTCGACCGGCACCGTCGTCACGTCGACGTTGGTGAAGTAGCCGAGACGGTTCACGCGGTCCTTCGACAGCGCGAGGCGGTTCGAATCGAACCACGAGCTTTCGAGCTGGCGCATTTCGCGGCGCACCACTTCGTCGCGCGTACGCGTGTTGCCGACGACGTTGATGCGGCGCACGTACACGCGGCGGCTCGGATCGACCACGAGGTTCAGGTTCACCTTGTGGTTCGCCTGGTCGATGTCCGGCTGCGCGTTGACGGCCGCGAATGCGTAGCCGTATTCACCGAGCTTGTCGACGATCGACTTGGTGGTCTGCTGCAGCTTTTCGGCCGAGAAGCGGTCGCCCGGCTTGATCTTGATCAGCTTGTTGAGTTCGGCCTCGCGATCGAGCAGGTTGCCCGACAGCTTGATGCCCGACACCGTGTACGGCTCGCCTTCGTGCAGCGTGACCGTCAGGTACATGTCCTTCTTGTCGGGCGAGATCGACACCTGGGTCGACTCGATGTTGAACTCGAGGTAGCCGCGGTTCAGGTAGTACGAGCGCACGGCCTCGAGGTCGCCGGTCAGCTTTTCCTTCGAGTACAGGTCGTTCTTCGTGTACCAGGAGAACCAGTTCGGCGTCGACAGCTGCATCTCGTCGCGCAGCGTGCTCGTCTTGAACGCCTTGTTGCCGATGAAGTTGATCTGGCGGATCTTCGCGCTCGGGCCTTCGGCCACCGCGAACAGGATCGACACGCGGTTCGCGTCGACCGGCGTGACCGTCGTCTTGACTTCGGCCGCGTAGAAGCCGCGCGTCAGGTACTGGCGCTTGAGCTCCTGCTCCGCCTTGTCGACGAGCGCCTTGTCATAGTAGCGGCCGTCGGCGAGACCGACGGCGCGCAGCGCCTTCGTCAGGTTGTCCTTGTCGAATTCCTTCGTGCCGGTGAAGTCGATCGACGCGATCGCCGGACGCTCCTGCACCTGCACGATCACGACGTTGCCCTGCGTGGCGATGCGCACGTCGTTGAAGAAGCCCGTCGCGTACAGCGCGCGGATTGCTTCGGATGCCTTGTCGTCCGTGAAGGTATCGCCCTGCTTGATCGGCAGATAGGCGAACACCGAACCCGCTTCGACGCGCTGCAGCCCCTCGATCTTGATGTCTTGCACCACGAACGGTGCCGCTGCATGCGCCGCGAGGCCGTGCGCGGCGAGCGCGGCCGCTGCAACTGTCTTAGGTACAAAGCGATGAGGTTTGAACAACATGCATCCCCAATATTTAAGCTGCATCAAATCGGGCGACTGCCCAGCGGCGGCCGCCTGACGCTTCAGAAATGGATTAGCCGAGCCAGATCGTTGAACAGCGCGATCGCCGACAACGCGACGATGCAGATCAACCCGGCTCTTTGCAGAATCAGTTGCCAGCGCTCCGAGACGGCTTTCCCGGTCGCGGCTTCAACCGCATAATATAACAGATGCCCCCCGTCCAAAACGGGAATCGGCAACAAGTTCAGGACGCCAAGGCTAATGCTGACAAGGGCGAGGAACGACAGGAACGCCGACGGACCGAGCCGTGCGCTCTTGCCCGCGTAGTCGGCGATCGTCACGGGGCCGGACAGGTTCTTCAGCGACGCGTTGCCCGTGATCATCCGCCCGAACATCCGCAGCGAATACACGGAGATGTCCCACGTGCGGCGCACGCCGAGCCGCAGGCTCTCGATCGGCCCGTAGCGCACGTCGACGGACGGCGCGTGCATCGACAGCGCCGCGCCGATCCGGCCGACCTGCTGCCCCGATTCGTCGTCGCGCTGCATCTGCGGCACGATCGATACCGTCTGCGCGGCGCCGTCGCGCTCGATCCGCAGGTCGAGCGCCTTGCCCGCATGGTGCTTGACGGAATCGATGAAGCGCGACGCGCCGCCGATCGGCTTGCCGTCGAGCGCGACCAGCTTGTCGCCGGCCTTCAGGCCCGCCTGCTCCGCCGCGCTGCCGGGCTGCACCGACGCGACCGACAACGTGCCGCCGCCGGCCTCGAAGCCCAGGTGCGTCATGAAATCGTCATCGAGCTGACTTTCGGGAACATTGCGGAGGTCGACGCGGAAATCGAACGTCGCGCCGCCGTCGCGCGCGCCGAGCACGATCTCGCGATGATCGAACGCGGCCGCCAGCAGCTTCCAGCGCAGGTCCGACCACGACCGCACCGGTTCCGACTCGCCGCCCTGCGCATCGCCTACGCGCGCGTTGCGGATCGACACGATCGTCTCGCTGCCGTCGAAGCCCGCGCGGGCCGCCACCGTGCCGGCGGCCGGCGGCGCGACGATCGCGGCCGGCTCGGTCACGCCGGACGCAAATACGACGGAAAACAGCACGATTGCCAACAGGAAGTTCGCAATCGGCCCGGCCGCGACGATCGCGATGCGCTTGTAGACCGACTGGCGGTTGAACGCCTGGCCGAGCTCCTCGGGCTTGATGCCGGGGCCCGGATCGCGCTCGTCGAGCATCTTCACGTAGCCGCCGAGCGGCAGCGCGGACAGCGTCCACTCGGTGCCCGTCCTGCGGCTGACCCAGCGCGCGACGGGCTGGCCGAAGCCGATCGAGAAACGCAGCACCTTCACGCCGCACCAGCGCGCGACGCGATAATGTCCGTACTCATGCACGACGACCAGCACCCCGATCGCCACCGCAAACGCGATCAGTTCGACCAGCACGTTCATGAGCACTCCATTCAGACAGTACGCTCCACGCGGGGCGCAGGCGCTTTTGCAATGATCGCGGCGGCGAGGCGGCGTGCCTCGGCATCCGCCGCCAGGACGTCGTCGAGCCCGTCGGGCGCGCGGTTCGGCAGCGCGTTGAGCACTGCATCGACCGTCGCCGCGATCGCCATGAAGCCGATCCGGCGCTCGAGAAACGCTTCGACCGCAACTTCGTTCGCCGCGTTCAATGCGGCGCTCGCGATGCCGCCTTCCTCAAGCGCCTTCAGCGCGAGCGCGAGGCACGGGAAGCGCGCGTAATCGGGCTTCTCGAACGACAGCTGCGCGATCTGCGCGAGGTCGAGCTGGTCGACGCCCGCATCGACGCGATCGGGAAACGCGAGCGCATGCGCGATCGGCGTGCGCATGTCGGGGTTGCCGAGCTGCGCGAGCACCGAGCCGTCGCGGTACGACACGAGCGAATGGATCACGCTCTGCGGATGGATCAGCACGTCGATCCGGTCGCCCGGCAGCCCGAAGATCCAGTGCGCCTCGATCACCTCGAGACCCTTGTTCATCATCGTCGCGGAATCGACCGAGATCTTGCGGCCCATCACCCAGTTCGGGTGCTTGCACGCCTCGTCCGGCGTCACGTCGACGAGCGTGGCCGGCTCGCGCGTGCGGAACGGGCCGCCCGACGCGGTCAGGATGATCTTCGAGATCCCGCCGTGCTCGCCCGCATCGCGCGGCATGCACTGGAAGATCGCGTTGTGTTCGCTGTCGACCGGCAGCAGGATCGCGCCATGGTCGCGCACGGCGTCCATGAAGATCGCGCCCGACATCACGAGCGCTTCCTTGTTCGCGAGCAGGATCCGCTTGCCGGCACGCGCGGCCGCGAGGCTCGGCACGAGGCCTGCCGCGCCGACGATCGCCGCGACCACCGTGTCGCAGCCGTCGCTCCTCGACACGTCGACGAGCGCCTGCGGCCCGTGCAGCACGGTCGTCTTGCTGCCCGCCGCGCGCAGTTTCGCTTCGACGTGTGCGGCCGTCGCGGCATCGCCGACCACCGCCACTTCAGGCGCGAAGCGCAGGCACTGCTCGACGAGCTTGTCGCCGTTGCGGTGCGCGGTCAGCGCGTAGACCGAGAAGCGCTCGGGATGGCGCGCGACCACGTCGAGCGTGCTGTCTCCGATCGAGCCCGTGGAACCGAGCAATGTCAGACGTTTTTGCATAACAGAGATAATGGTTTAACCAAGCAGCAGCATCGCGAGCGGCAGCACCGGCAGCAGCGCGTCGACACGGTCGAGCACGCCGCCATGGCCAGGCAGCAGTCCGCTCGAATCCTTCACACCGGCCTGCCGCTTCAGCAACGACTCGAACAGGTCGCCGATCACGCTGTACGCGACCAGCAGCGTCAGCGCGGCCCACGCACCGGGCATTCCGTAGCGCACGGCGAATGCAGAAAACAGGGTCGGCTCGAAAGCATGCGCGGCCGTCGCGACACCGGCGACGACCATCACCGCAAGCCAGCCGCCGATCGCGCCTTCCCAGCTCTTGCCGGGACTGATCGCAATGGCCAGTTTACGCTTTCCGAAAGCCTTGCCCGCGAAGTATGCGCCGATATCGGCCAGCCAGACGACCAGAAGCAGCGACAGCACGAACGGCACGCCCTGCGCGCGCGCCGCGACGAGCGCATGCCAGCAGGCCGCGAACACGATCAACCCGGCCGCCAGCAGGAACGGCCGCCAGACGCCGCCCGCAAGTTCGGGCTTGCGCCGCAGCGCGAACGGGCCGACCAGCAGCCAGAACACGCCGGCCGCCATGAAAAGGGGACGGGACGCAGTCGCATCGATGCCGAGCGGCGTGGTGGCCGCCAGCGCGAGCGCCGCGACGACCGCATAGACGACCGGGGCGGCACCGCCGAGCTTCAGCAGGCGCGCCCATTCCCATGCGGCGAACACGAGCACGACGCCGATCAGCGCGCCGAACGCGGCGAGCGGCGCGAACAGCGTCACCGGCAGCAGCACTGCCAGCATCGCGATCGCCGTGATCACACGGGTTTTCAGCATGAAAGGGAGTCGGCGTTCTGCGATTGCGGTTCGAGCTGCGCGCTCGTGCGCCCGAAACGGCGCTCACGCTCGGTATACGACGCCATCGCGTCGGCCAGTGCCGCGCCGTCGAAATCCGGCCAGTATTTGTCGGTGAAATAGAATTCGGCGTACGCGAGCTGCCACAGCAGGAAGTTGCTGACGCGCTGCTCGCCGCCGGTGCGGATGAAGAGATCGGGCTCCGGCGCATAGGCCATCGCCAGGTGCGGCGCGAATGCGTCCTCGGTCACTTCGACCTCGCGACCCTCGCGCACGGCCTGCTCGACGAGCTTCTTCGTCGCCTGCAGGATGTCCCACCGGCCGCCGTAGTTGGCAGCGATGGTGAGCGTAAGACGGGTGTTGCGCGCCGTCTTGGTCTCGGCGCGGCGAATCAGTTCGCGGATGCGCGGCTCGAAGCGGTCGAGATCGCCGACGACACGCAGGCGGATCCCGTTCGCATGCAGCTTGCCCACCTCGCGCTCGAGCGCGGTGATGAAGAGCCGCATCAGGAACGACACTTCGTCGTTCGGCCGGCGCCAGTTTTCCGAACTGAACGCGAACAGCGTCAGGTATTCGACGCCGGCGCGCGCGCAGCCTTCGACCACCGCCCGCACGGCATCGACGCCGCGGGTATGCCCCGCGACGCGCGGCAAGCGGCGTTCGGTTGCCCAACGGCCGTTGCCGTCCATGATGATCGCGATGTGACGCGGCACGACGCCGACGTCAGGCACGCGAACGGTAGAGCTGGTATAGGTCATGGCCGTTGAGACAGTAATGCGGGAAGAAGGCGGCGCGCGAGGACGGTCGTCAGACCGTCATGATCTCGGCTTCCTTGGTCTGCACGAGCTTGTCGATTTCGGCAACGTGCTTGTCGGTCAGCTTCTGCACGTCGTCGCTCGCGCGGCGCTCGTCGTCTTCCGAGATTTCCTTGTCCTTCACGAGCTTCTTGAGCGCTTCGTTCGCGTCGCGGCGCAGGTTGCGGATCGCGACCTTGGCCGTTTCGCCTTCGCTCTTGACGACCTTGGTCAGCTCGCGGCGGCGCTCTTCCGTCAGCGCGGGCATCGGCACGCGGATCAGGTCGCCGGCCGTTGCCGGGTTCAGGCCCAGATCGGCTTCGCGAATGGCCTTCTCGACCTTCGCGACCATGTTTTTTTCCCACGGCTGCACGCCGATCGTGCGCGCGTCGACCAGCGTCAGGTTCGCGACCTGCGAGATCGGCACCATCGACCCGTAGTAGTCGACCTGCACGTGATCGAGCAGACCGGTGTGCGCACGGCCCGTACGGATCTTTGCCAGATCGTTCTTGAACGCTTCGATCGAGCGCTGCATCTTCTGCTCGACGCCCTTCTTGGTATCAGCGACACTCATTTCAACCTCCGAACCTTCAAACCTTCAAAGAACGCGGGTCCTGCCCGGCGCATCCTGCGCGCCACGGCCAATGACCC encodes the following:
- the frr gene encoding ribosome recycling factor, producing MSVADTKKGVEQKMQRSIEAFKNDLAKIRTGRAHTGLLDHVQVDYYGSMVPISQVANLTLVDARTIGVQPWEKNMVAKVEKAIREADLGLNPATAGDLIRVPMPALTEERRRELTKVVKSEGETAKVAIRNLRRDANEALKKLVKDKEISEDDERRASDDVQKLTDKHVAEIDKLVQTKEAEIMTV
- the uppS gene encoding polyprenyl diphosphate synthase, with the translated sequence MTYTSSTVRVPDVGVVPRHIAIIMDGNGRWATERRLPRVAGHTRGVDAVRAVVEGCARAGVEYLTLFAFSSENWRRPNDEVSFLMRLFITALEREVGKLHANGIRLRVVGDLDRFEPRIRELIRRAETKTARNTRLTLTIAANYGGRWDILQATKKLVEQAVREGREVEVTEDAFAPHLAMAYAPEPDLFIRTGGEQRVSNFLLWQLAYAEFYFTDKYWPDFDGAALADAMASYTERERRFGRTSAQLEPQSQNADSLSC